CTAATGTTCGAACTCCTTAGTTTAACACTTGCGTGGAGTTCTTTTGCCAACATGAACATAGCGAACATAGCTTAACTAGTTAAGTCATATAATCCTCTGTCCTTGTCAGAGCTCGACTGTCCTCAACTAAAAGGCCCGTTGTTCATCATTTTATATAGATAAGAAAAACGTGTAGgatcttaatatttttgtagCTACCTCTTGGGCTTCACTTTTGCTTTTATAACAATAATCCTGTTTCTATGATATCTCTTTCTCCAATTTCAGAACTGTTTCTTACCAAAAGAAACTTGTGTGGTTGTAGGAGGAGTTAGATCTTCTTGCCTCAAGGTACCCAGATAGCTTCAAGCTCTATTATGTTTTAAACCAGGTCAGTCTTCTCCTTCAGCCACAACTCCAAATTTATACTTATCTCTACCATATCTTTTGATCAACCTTTTGTATACTCATTGCTTACTCAGCCTCCTGAATCGTGGGATGGTGGCGTTGGATTCGTGACGAAGGAGATGATTCAAACCCATTGCCCTGCTCCTGCTTCTGATGTTCGGGTATGTTTGATTACCAACTCATTAGTTTTAAATGACAAGGATGCTTCAGATTGGTTCtcaaaaacatgtttgaaCAATTTCCTTTGTCAAAAGTGCTTTCGCTCGATGTTTCTACGAATAACCTACTCTTTAAAGCTAACGAAGAGTGTTCTCGTGTGCCGGATAACTTGTTGGATTGGAGTAGGTTCATTAGATTCATTTTAGTGTCTATATATTGATTGAAATCTTAAACCACTAAATAATTACTATGCAACCCTGTTTTATAAGCAGATTTTAAGATGTGGGCCACCACCAATGAACAAGGCCATGGCTGCTCATCTTGAAGCTCTTGGATACGCACCAGAGATGGTGTTCATGTTCTGATTCTTCCTCAAAGTTCTTCACTAGAACTAagcatcatttttcttttcctcccaagttttgaaaatttgaataatgtcTCAATTTAGAGCTAAAGATTTATGTTCTTAGGAGGCTGTTTTCTTagctctttttcattttgcagTGCTGTAGAATAATTGATGGCATCATTTGGCAGAGTCCACcctagtttttttattttgctgAAATTGTCTTTTCAAGAGACAACTTTGAAATAAGCTTTCTGAAGCGATATAGTCGGGTGGCAACTACAAGACTGAGATAgtttatatttgaaatgaaattcgATTTGATTGTCATATCAACTAAAACAATTATGTTTCTTCTAACTACTTAGTTCTTTCGTCCTTCACCAATTCCAACCGCATGCGTCATATTAAGTTTTTAATAGGGGAATAAGTATTTTAGACTCTTGTGGTCGGGATAGATTTGAGTATTTTCTCCATACATGTAGTGTCGCCAACTCTTTAATGCAAACACTACTTAAGCTAATTCTAGGTCATGTATGGGATATGATGTGTGAGATAGTTCTCATATTCTTTCAACTGATGGGCCGTGTATGCAACAACCGCACCCTAGTCCCTTCTTGGAAGCATCTCTGTGGTACCGTGAGCACTGGAGTTGACACTAACTTCTGTTTTAAGCCTTGGAAGTTGGCCTCGCATGTATTGTTCCATACAAAGGGTACGGGATATGATGTGTGAGATAGTTCTCATATTCTTTCAACTGATGGGACGCGTCTGCAACAACCGCACCTAGTCCCTTGTTGGAAGCATCTCTCTGGTACCGTGAGCAAGCTGACACTAACTTCTGTTTTAAGCCTTGGAAGCTGGCCTCAAACTTCTGTTTTAAGCCTTGGAAGCTGGCCTCAAACTTCTGTTTTAAGCCTTGGAAGCTGGCCTCACATGTATTTGGTACGACATTTTTCGTCAAACGTGTAAGTGGTAAGACTATTCTAGCGAAGTCTTGCACAAACCTTCGATAGTATCTTGCTAACCCCAGTAAGCTTCGTAACTCTGTAATTGTAGTTGGGTATTCCCACTTAGTGGGGTTTACTGAAATTTCATCTTTTGATACCACGTGTCCCAAGAACGAGACTTGTCGCAACCAAAATTTGCATTTGGAAAACTTGGCATACAATTTATTCTCCCTCAAGATGGTTAGGACTTTTCGGAGGTGTTCTTGAAGCTCTTGGTCCACCATCGAGTATGCTAGAATGTCGTATATGAACATGATAACAAATGTGTTTACACTCCTTGAATTCCGAGTTCATTAACTCTATGAACACAGCTGGGACGTTGGTGAGGCCAAATAATATCACTGTAAACTCGTAGTGGCCATACCTTGTTCGAAAGGTTGTCAGTACATCCCCTTCTTTGATCTAATCTGGTGATACCCTGATCTAAGATCTATCTTGTAAAATACCGTCGTCTCTCATGCGAGAGAGTGAGTACTTGTTCTTTACTATTCTCTTGTTTAACTCCCTCTAATCAATACAGAGGTGCATCGagtcatcttttttttttttcacaaacaACACCGACGCACCCCAAGGAAATATGCGAGGTTACATGAAACCTTTATCCAGTAGATTTTTTTACTGTACTTTaagttcatttaattttgCTAGCGCCATGCAGTATGATGCTTTAGAGATGGGTCCAGTTTTTGGTTCGAGTTCTATCCTAAAGTCTAAGGTAAGAGGAACTCCCGATAGATCCTCTATGAATATATCCGGgaatttatttactattagTACCGTGTCCATTACCTtctttttacaattttttttaaagaaatgtagAATTAGaggtaataaaatatatagattaaaTTGTATAATGTGTATTTGATCTctcttattttagttttgcatttaatatattgttaaatttaaaaatgtctaatataacaatgatataaatatttattattaatttataaatacagCATAAACTACATGTGCTGCATGTGAAGATGCCAATAAAtgacaataaataatatttgtctttattttatataattaattctctctatttctttttctatgtgtaaaatataaatcattaattaattaattacttaggGTCAATTATAAACATAGGAATAAAAAGTTGATATaaagtaataaattttaaatcgtcaaataatatttataattaaaattcttaactataattataaaaaattaaacacttCTATAGATTGGGCTACTACGTTCACTGTGCACTTACATCACCACTAGAGCTTGACTACAACTTCGCCCAGCTCCTACGCCTACCACGAATGTTGAATCAACACTTCTATAGATGGAGGCTACTACGCTCACCGGGCACTTACATCACCACTAGAGCTTGGCTACCGCTTCGCCCAGCTCCTACGCCTACCACGAATGTTGAATCAACACTTCTATAGATGGAGGCTACTACGCTCACCGCGCACTTACATCACCACTAGAGCTTGGCTACCGCTTCGCCCAGCTCCTACACCTACCACGAATGTTGAATCAACACTTCTATAGATGGAGGCTACTACGCTCACCGGGCACTTACATCACCACTAGAGCTTGGCTACCGCTTCGCCCAGCTCCTACACCTACCACGAATGTTGAATCAACACTTCTATAGATGGAGGCTACTACGCTCACCGGGCACTTACATCACCACTAGAGCTTGGCTACCGCTTCGCCCAGCTCCTACACCTACCACGAATGTTGAATCAACACTTCTATAGATGGAGGCTACTACGCTCACCGGGCACTTACATCACCACTAGAGCTTGGCTACCGCTTCGCCCAGCTCCTACACCTACCACGAATGTTGAATCAACACTTCTATAGATGGAGGCTACTACGCTCACCGGGCACTTACATCACCACTAGAGCTTGGCTACCGCTTCGCCCAGCTCCTACACCTACCACGAATGTTGAATCAACACTTCTATAGATGGAGGCTACTACGCTCACCGGGCACTTACATCACCACTAGAGCTTGGCTACCGCTTCGCCCAGCTCCTACACCTACCACGAATGTTGAATCAACACTTCTATAGATGGAGGCTACTACGCTCACCGGGCACTTACATCACCACTAGAGCTTGGCTACCGCTTCGCCCAGCTCCTACACCTACCACGAATGTTGAATCAACACTTCTATAGATGGAGGCTACTACGCTCACCGGGCACTTACATCACCACTAGAGCTTGGCTACCGCTTCGCCCAGCTCCTACACCTACCACGAATGTTGAATCAACACTTCTATAGATGGAGGCTACTACGCTCACCGGGCACTTACATCACCACTAGAGCTTGGCTACCGCTTCGCCCAGCTCCTACACCTACCACGAATGTTGAATCAACACTTCTATAGATGGAGGCTACTACGCTCACCGGGCACTTACATCACCACTAGAGCTTGGCTACCGCTTCGCCCAGCTCCTACACCTACCACGAATGTTGAATCAACACTTCTATAGATGGAGGCTACTACGCTCACCGGGCACTTACATCACCACTAGAGCTTGGCTACCGCTTCGCCCAGCTCCTACACCTACCACGAATGTTGAATCAACACTTCTATAGATGGAGGCTACTACGCTCACCGGGCACTTACATCACCACTAGAGCTTGGCTACCGCTTCGCCCAGCTCCTACACCTACCACGAATGTTGAATCAACACTTCTATAGATGGAGGCTACTACGCTCACCGGGCACTTACATCACCACTAGAGCTTGGCTACCGCTTCGCCCAGCTCCTACACCTACCACGAATGTTGAATCAACACTTCTATAGATGGAGGCTACTACGCTCACCGGGCACTTACATCACCACTAGAGCTTGGCTACCGCTTCGCCCAGCTCCTACGCCTACCACGAATGTTGAATCAACACTTCTATAGATGGAGGCTACTACGCTCACCGCGCACTTACATCACCACTAGAGCTTGGCTACCGCTTCGCCCAGCTCCTACGCCTACCACGAATGTTGAATCAACACTTCTATAGATGGAGGCTACTACGCTCACCGCGCACTTACATCACCACTAGAGCTTGGCTACCGCTTCGCCCAGCTCCTACGCCTACCACGAATGTTGAATCAACACTTCTATAGATGGAGGCTACTACGCTCACCGCGCACTTACATCACCACTAGAGCTTGGCTACCGCTTCGCCCAGCTCCTACGCCTACCACGAATGTTGAATCAACACTTCTATAGATGGAGGCTACTACGCTCACCGCGCACTTACATCACCACTAGAGCTTGGCTACCGCTTCGCCCAGCTCCTACGCCTACCACGAATGTTGAATCAACACTTCTATAGATGGAGGCTACTACGCTCACCGCGCACTTACATCACCACTAGAGCTTGGCTACTGCTTCGCCTAGCTCCTACGCTACCACGAATGTCGAATCAACACTTCTATAGATGGAAGCTACTACGCTCACCGCGCACTTACATCACCACTAGAGCTTGGCTACCGCTTCGCCCAGCTCCTACGCCTACCACGAATGTTGAATCAACACTTCTATAGATGGAGGCTACTACGCTCACCGCGCACTTACATCACCACTAGAGCTTGGCTACTGCTTCGCCTAGCTCCTACGCTACCACGAATGTCGAATCAACACTTCTATAGATGGAAGCTACTACGCTCACCGCGCACTTACATCACCACTAGAGATTGGCTCCTGCTTCGCCCAACTCCTATGCCGACCACGAACGTCGAATCATCACGTGGCTGCGAAAGCAATCTAAGCTTCATACGGCGGTCAAAACCCTCTCACGGCTGAAGGATCCACAACACGTTGGAGAGCTTTTAGACCTAAAAACGCTCATTCTCAATGAGTTCTGAAGTGATTCTCATTCTCACCGCTGCCTTCTTAAGCCGGGCAAGAATCTCGTACTTCTTattattagttaattaattaatatattttacaaaaatattaattaatagatTATTATCGtagttttaatatattttatttaaacatatttgtaaaaataaaataaaatatatattttaaagaaaggaatttggaaggaaaactctataaaaggaaaatatatatttaaaaaaataactgtAAAGTCTAAGCCCACTGGTTCATCCTTCTTCAAGATTCTCCACCCTTTTCTATCTCTGATTtctccatttccaaccgcCGCCAGCAGACGCTCCgttttctttcctcttcaaGGTGCCGGACCTCACGCCGCCACCGTATCCCTTCCGTCTCTCCGTGGCTCGCCGTCGAGGTTTGCTCGGATcaagtgttttttttcttattcaatCAACTTCAAAATAGGGTAGATTTGGAATTAGGTCAATCGTGAATTGAATTATTCTAAGCTAGATTTCAAATCGTACTGAATATCAAATTCTATTCTTCGTTATGCTGCTTGTTTTTCGATTGATTATCCTGCGGTGATGTCCGTTCCCCTCCactgttttatattttatctcgTCCGAACCGCtctgtttattttttcttgattttcttgaCTTTTGATTATTAAACTTGACTGTAAGTATTAGTTGGTGGCTACTGGCTATTGAGGCTTGAACTCATGACAGTTCCAATTCATTTTCGTTTGTGGTTTGTTTCTTTGAGAATTGAACTTACGGACATGGTTAGGACTATTTACTTTTGACAACTTGTATCTGTGCCTTTTCGATTATGCTTGTGTTTCTAAAGCCAATGTGCTTTGTTGTTAAATCGGCAATTTTCTGGTCTGGTTTATGTTACGGTTTGGATTCTTTCATGCGAACAATTAATTCTGTAATTTGAATAGTTATGTTATTTAGTTTCctcttattattttagatGCCGGTTTGATagccattttgttttttggtatcctgttcttgaatttcattcttgtttcttcccaaattatttttatggtttttccctttctttcttgaaaaacaaaacttagAATTCTTagtcaaattctaaaaacaaaaacagttTCTAAACACTGcttttttaggttttaaaacttggcttggattttgaaatactttttgaaagtagataacaaaacaaagaaactcatAGGTTGAAGTAGcgtttataagcttaattaaaaaaaaaaaaagttaccaaAGGGGTCTTAGTTGTTCAAGcatgaatttgaaatgaacTTTTAAGTTTCATTTTGCATGAACAGGAAATTGGGCGCATATAATGTTTTGAAGttatgatttaaaaagaaCTCAGGTTGGGCAAAAGAAGggaaatatattatattgtgGTGAATGATCTCTTGTCAATTCGTAAGGCATCAATTTTctgttataatttttaagaGTATATGTTGGAGGCTATAGTTTTTCAGTAATCAAAGGTCTGATAATTCTGGTCATATTCTCCTAATATTTTCTTGTACTATATGTAATTTAGTAAGTTTCTTAGTTTGTATTGAACTCATTATCCTTCGATATATACAGTTGTCATTTGATTCTCTAGATTTTTGTAAGTTTTGATTGTTTGAATGACAAGTTCCTTTCTAAAACTGTACCTGTGTTTTACTTGTCTTTCGTGTGCTGTTCATGACAAGTTTTTTTCCTTGGAAAATTTGACATGGTGTAGTATGTATGTACCACATCTTTgggttcttaaattttaaaatgatttcaCTTTTTGTCCGATCCATATGTTGCAGAAATAGAATGGCAATGGCTATTATTAGATGTGAAATAACTCATGTGGATGGTTTTTGTGTTtatgtttgataattttatttttttcctataATCAGGTTGATTGGTGCAatgggaagaaagaaaacagaagaagCTGGTGGAAACTCCAAAGTCAAACCTGGTAAAGATGTTTctgggaagagagagaagcttTCAGTGTCAGAAATGCTTGCTAATATGGATCAGAAACCAGATAAACCAAGAAAGGGATCTTCATCTTCGAGTGGTGGTGCTAAACCTCAAGCCAAAGCTCCAAAGAAGGTTGCATCTTACACTGATGGCATTGATCTCCCTCCCTCAGatgatgaggaagaagaaatagtGCCTGATGAAGAGCAACAGAGTTCCAGTTCCCAGAAACGGCTACCCTGGCAGGATAGAGCTGAGGTGAAGCCTCTGGAGGTTGCTGTAAGTGACAAAGAGTTGAAAAGACGAGAGAGGAAAGACATGTTTGCTGTCCATGCAGCAGAACTGGCCAGACAGGAAGCTCTAAAAGATGACCATGATGCTTTCACTGTTGTAATTGGTAGCCGAGCTTCAGTTCTTGATGGAAATGATGAAGCTGATGCAAATGTCAAAGACGTTacaattgaaaatttctctGTTTCAGCTAGAGGTAAAGagcttttaaaaaatgcttcagTGAAAATATCTCACGGGAAGAGGTATGGTTTAGTTGGGCCTAATGGTATGGGAAAGTCTACACTATTAAAGCTCCTTGCTTGGAGGAAGATACCAGTTCCTAAAAATATCGATGTTCTCTTAGTTGAACAAGAGGTGGTTGGTGATGATAAAACTGCACTTCAAGCAGTTGTTTCTGCTAATGAGGAGCTGGTCAAGCTTCGACAAGAAGTTGCAGATTTGCAGAATTCCGATGGTGGtaaagatgaagatgatgaggaGGATGATGCAGGAGAGAGGCTTGCTGAGTTATATGAAAGGCTGCAAATCATAGGATCAGATGCAGCTGAGGCTCAAGCTTCCAAAATTCTTGCTGGACTAGGTTTTACCAAGGATATGCAAGCACGACCCACCCGTTCATTTAGTGGTGGATGGAGGATGAGAATTTCATTGGCTCGGGCTCTTTTTGTTCAGCCAACACTTCTATTACTTGATGAACCCACAAATCATCTAGACCTCAGGGCTGTTCTCTGGTTGGAGGAGTACCTCTGTCGGTGGAAGAAAACTCTTGTTGTTGTATCACATGATCGAGATTTCCTGAACACTGTTTGCAGTGAGATTATTCATCTTCATGACTTTAAGCTTCATTTTTATCGTGGAAATTTCGACAGTTTTGAGAGCGGTTATGAGCAGCGTCGCAAAGAAATGAACAAGAAGTTTGAGATATATGATAAGCAGGTGAAAGCAGCTAAGAGGTCTGGAAGTAGGGCTCAACAAGAGAAGGTGAAAGACCGAGCCAAGTTTGCTGCTGCTAAGGAATCCTCAAAGAACAAGTCCAAGGGAAAGGTTGATGAGGATGATCCCCAGCCGGAGGCCCCCAGAAAATGGAGAGATTACAGTGTAGAATTCCACTTCCCTGAACCCACCGAGCTCACCCCACCACTATTACAATTGATTGAAGTAAGCTTTAGCTACCCAAATAGAAAAGACTTCAGACTTTCTGATGTTGATGTGGGTATTGATATGGGAACACGGGTTGCTATTGTTGGACCCAATGGAGCGGGGAAATCCACTCTTCTGAACCTGCTAGCAGGTGATTTGGTACCCACAGAAGGTGAAGTTCGTAGGAGCCAGAAGTTGAGGATTGGGAGGTATTCACAGCATTTCGTAGACCTTCTGACAATGGAGGAAACACCAGTTCAGTatcttcttcgtcttcatcCCGATCAAGAGGGTCTAAGCAAGCAGGAGGCTGTACGTGCCAAGTTGGGGAAATTTGGACTCCCTAGCCACAATCACCTCACGCCAATTGCCAAGTTATCTGGGGGCCAAAAAGCCAGGGTTGTTTTTACCTCAATTTCCATGTCAAAGCCACACATATTACTGCTTGATGAACCAACGAACCACTTGGACATGCAGAGTATTGATGCACTTGCAGATGCCTTAGATGAGTTCACTGGTGGAGTTGTTTTGGTTAGTCACGATTCCCGACTCATATCACGAGTCTGCgaggatgaagaaaaaagtgaaatttggGTTGTCGAAAATGGCACTGTCGAGTTTTTCCCTGGAACTTTCGAGGAATACAAGGAAGAATTGCAAAAGGAGATTAAAGCTGAGGTTGATGATTAGTTGAGTAATATGTTGGATTTTCAGGTAGCACGTTCTACTTCATCCATTTTGGTTTCAAGTATATCTTCTTCATGAGTTTTGCTTGTGTTTGTGTTACTACTGTGTACTATATTCTATTCTATGAAAAATTTCACACTtttcaatatgtttttgttcCCTCTTTTTACTTTCTGGCTCTAATGGTGTTCACGGAAATGGGCAGAGAGAGATGTATGGAATGGTATAATAAGGGATTTAGACACCGAAAGGTGAAGAAAAGATCACAagtttccttctttcttctcattttgttGTACAATTCAATGTTTCGATATTAAAGTGTTGAAATGTCTCAAGAACTCGATCAATCTCGACTATCCAGCCTGAGTTATGAAGGATggttgaaaaaaaagagaaagaaatggtTTAACATTGGCAACAATGTCGTCATCCTCAAGCCTCCACCATCCACTGgcttgataccatttgtaatgatcCAAGTTtaccgttagcaaatattatcctctttgtgctttccttttcgggtttCTCgtaaaggtttttaaaacacgtatgctaaggaaaagtttccacacccttataaaaaatgttttgttctcttctccaacaatctcacaatctacctcccttcGAGGCATAGCGTCTTTGTGGCACAATGCCCGGTGTCCACTTCCTTTGAAACTCAGCGTCCTCACTTGCACACCGTCCAATGTttgactatgataccatttgaacggctcaagtctaccgctagcaagtattgtcttctttaggtttttcttttcacgtttcctctcaaggtttctaaaacgataggggagaggtttccacggtcttataaataatgttttgtttctctctccaaccaaggtgggatctcacatataaaGTCATTTTGACGTCAAGGAGTCGAAGAGAAAGTCAACGAGATGAGACCCCGATGTTAAAAATGCGATCGGAGcgaggaggaagagagagagggatatATATACCTATGTTGGTGGGAACAGATCTCCAATGAGCTTTCTTGATGCCCACTTTATGGGTGG
This sequence is a window from Cucurbita pepo subsp. pepo cultivar mu-cu-16 chromosome LG19, ASM280686v2, whole genome shotgun sequence. Protein-coding genes within it:
- the LOC111781284 gene encoding ABC transporter F family member 4-like, with product MGRKKTEEAGGNSKVKPGKDVSGKREKLSVSEMLANMDQKPDKPRKGSSSSSGGAKPQAKAPKKVASYTDGIDLPPSDDEEEEIVPDEEQQSSSSQKRLPWQDRAEVKPLEVAVSDKELKRRERKDMFAVHAAELARQEALKDDHDAFTVVIGSRASVLDGNDEADANVKDVTIENFSVSARGKELLKNASVKISHGKRYGLVGPNGMGKSTLLKLLAWRKIPVPKNIDVLLVEQEVVGDDKTALQAVVSANEELVKLRQEVADLQNSDGGKDEDDEEDDAGERLAELYERLQIIGSDAAEAQASKILAGLGFTKDMQARPTRSFSGGWRMRISLARALFVQPTLLLLDEPTNHLDLRAVLWLEEYLCRWKKTLVVVSHDRDFLNTVCSEIIHLHDFKLHFYRGNFDSFESGYEQRRKEMNKKFEIYDKQVKAAKRSGSRAQQEKVKDRAKFAAAKESSKNKSKGKVDEDDPQPEAPRKWRDYSVEFHFPEPTELTPPLLQLIEVSFSYPNRKDFRLSDVDVGIDMGTRVAIVGPNGAGKSTLLNLLAGDLVPTEGEVRRSQKLRIGRYSQHFVDLLTMEETPVQYLLRLHPDQEGLSKQEAVRAKLGKFGLPSHNHLTPIAKLSGGQKARVVFTSISMSKPHILLLDEPTNHLDMQSIDALADALDEFTGGVVLVSHDSRLISRVCEDEEKSEIWVVENGTVEFFPGTFEEYKEELQKEIKAEVDD